The genomic region TCGGATGCGTCACCATCGGCTCGATCTGCGGGCTCGTGGCATCCACTCCGCTGCTGCACTACCTGCGCAGCAGACGCGCGCTCGGCGGCGCGATCCTCGTCGTCGCCGTCGCGATGGCGCTGATGGGCGTGGGCGTCGCGGCCGGATCGATTCCGGTGACCGTGGTCGCCTTCGTCATCGTGGGCTTCGGCATCGGCACGCTCGACGTCTTGATCAACGTCGAGGGATCCGCCGTGGAGAGCAGGGCGAAGCGCACGCTGATGCCGCTCATGCACGGCGCGTGGTCGGTCGGCGCCGCGGTGGGTGCGGGCATCGGCGCGCTGTGCGCCGCCGTGGGCATCACACCGTCCGCCCAGTTCATCGGCGAAGCCGTCGTGATCGCCCTGCTGGCGTTCGTGGTCGCCCCGTCGATCGCGCCGGGGCCGCGTGCAGAAGAGCCGAAGGCCGAGCTGACCCGCTGGCAGCGAGTGGTGCAGTGGGCGAGAGGATGGCTCGACTGGCGGCTGCTGCTGATCGGCGTCGTCATGCTCGGGGTCGAGCTCGGGGAGGGCTCCGCCAACAGCTGGATGACGCTGGCCGTGCACAACGACCACGGCCAGACCGCGGCGATCGCGGCGTTGTTCTTCACGGTGTTCGCCGTGGGGGAGGCGCTCACCCGCATCTTCGGCGGGCCGGCCGTCGATCGCCTCGGTCGCGTCTGGACCATTCGCTGCACGACGGCGCTCGGCGTGGTCGGCGTGGTGCTGTTCATCCTCGGCGGCAACGTGTGGCTCGTGCTGATCGGCGTGCTGCTGTGGTCGGTGGGCGTCTCGATGGGCTTCCCGCTCGGCATGTCGGCTGCGGCCGAGAGCGGACCGAACCCGGCGGCGCGGGTCAGCGTCGTGGCATCCGTCGGATACTTCGCCAACCTCGCCGGACCGCCCGTGATCGGTGCGCTCGCCGAGTCGGTCGGCCTCTTGAACTCGCTCTGGCTCGTCGTGGTGTTCATGCTCGCGGCGTTCGCGGTGGCGGGATCGCTGCGACCCGTGAAGCGCGCCTGAGCCCGGCTCAGGTCACGGAACGGCAACGAACCTCTTAGAGCGCCTTCAGCAGATTCCGACGCCGTCCCCTGCCCGTCGCCGCACACTGATGAGTGGGCGAACAACGGAGCTCACCCGCAATGTGGTTAGGCCGTGTCTCGGGGCGTGAGACACGGCCGGTGAGTTCATCCGGGGGTGCCATGAGTGTCGTCTCGTTCATCAGGAACGCCTACAGCACGGAAGCCGACGAGCGGCAGAGCCGAGCAGTCGTGCTCGTGCGCATGCTGCTCATCCTCGTCGGCGGCGTGGTGGTCACAGCCATCGCCGCCGCTCTGATGTTCGGCGTCGCGTCGCTGATATGGGGTGGAACGATCGCCAACATCGTGCAGCAGGTCGCCGGAGTCTGACTCCTGGAGGGCGCGCCTCGTCTCACCGCGAGTGGTGGGGAACCGGCACTCTCGGTGGGAGCGGGCTCAGGAGCGGAGGTCGGCGTCCTCGCGGGGCGTGCGGGGAGCGGGCGACGCCGACGGTGACGCCTTGTCGTCTGTCGCGGCGCCCGAGAAACGCCGGGCGACCCGCGGTGCGACCACGTTCCACAGCCACGCGATCGTGAGCGCACCGGCAAGGCCGGCGAGCACGGCTCCGACGATGTCCGTGCCGTAATGAGCGCCCACGTACAGCCGCGACCAGGCCGTGACGAGCACGAAGAGGATGCCCACCGCCGCGACGATCGCGCGCACCGCGCCCCTGCGCGCCACGAGCACGGCGGCCACGGTGAAGGTCACCGCGAACACGACGTGTCCGCTCGGGTAGCTCAGCGTCGCGGCGTCACCGATGACCGTGTGCGCGATGGACCCGGCCGGGGGTCGCGCCTCCGCGACCACCGCCTTCGGAATCAGGCAGAGCAGCCAGCCGCCGCCCGCCACGAAGGCGGCGGCGATGCCGCGCCACCACGACGACGACAGCCCGACCACGACGACGAGCACCACGATGAAGGCAGCCACCACCGTGACGGAGTCGAGCTTGTCGAGTGTCTTGGCGACGGCATCCAGCAGCGGGCTGTGTGCATCGTTCAGTGCACGGTCGAGCCCGAGCTGGGCGCTGAGCGCCCCGGGGATCGAGGCGATGATGAAGCCGAACGCGAAGGTCAACACCCACAATGCTCCGAAATAGATCGGGGCGCGGCGAGGCAGCGGCAACACGAGTGAGTGCGCGGTGCGGTGCGAGGGCATCTTTTCAGTGTGGGGCATCGTGCGTCGGTGACGGCGCGCGCCGCGGCGCCACCGCTGTGAGTGTGCTCAGGATGCTCCACCCCCTGGCCGCGCGCGGAAGGCTGATTCGGTCTACGACCGGTCGTCGGACGGGTCGCGTCCCTCGGGCGGCTCCGACCGTGCGGTGTCGTCGGGGTCTGCGTCGTCCGCTGCGACAGGCGACGCCGAGACGTCAGCAGTCGACTCGGCGGGCTCCGGCGCGAATCGCTTGCCCGCCACGATCGCCAGCGTCGACCCCACTGCGCCCGCGACGAGCGCGAACGCCGTCCAACCGTTGCCCCACTTCGATCGGCCGAAGGCCGCGTCGAGGGATGCCTTGCCCGGCCCTGCCGCGAGCAACGCGGCCGCCGCGATCATGACGAGATTGAACTCGACACCGCCCTTCGAGTTCCAGATGCCGTTCTTGGCGTGCACTTTGCGGATGGCGGTGATCATCGTGGCGATGAGCCCGGCGGAGGCCAGCGGCGTCGCCGCGCCGAGCACCAGCGCTGCACCTCCCGCGGTCTCGGCGAGCCC from Humibacter ginsenosidimutans harbors:
- a CDS encoding DoxX family protein encodes the protein MGTFILRIVVGLLFVGHGLQKLAGMFGGGGIEQTEKMMDALDMHPVKLQARAAGLAETAGGAALVLGAATPLASAGLIATMITAIRKVHAKNGIWNSKGGVEFNLVMIAAAALLAAGPGKASLDAAFGRSKWGNGWTAFALVAGAVGSTLAIVAGKRFAPEPAESTADVSASPVAADDADPDDTARSEPPEGRDPSDDRS
- a CDS encoding MFS transporter, whose protein sequence is MSETLVTVDARALRRWRNAVILAFAIGGVTVASWGPRLPAVQADLGADTAMIGVILGCVTIGSICGLVASTPLLHYLRSRRALGGAILVVAVAMALMGVGVAAGSIPVTVVAFVIVGFGIGTLDVLINVEGSAVESRAKRTLMPLMHGAWSVGAAVGAGIGALCAAVGITPSAQFIGEAVVIALLAFVVAPSIAPGPRAEEPKAELTRWQRVVQWARGWLDWRLLLIGVVMLGVELGEGSANSWMTLAVHNDHGQTAAIAALFFTVFAVGEALTRIFGGPAVDRLGRVWTIRCTTALGVVGVVLFILGGNVWLVLIGVLLWSVGVSMGFPLGMSAAAESGPNPAARVSVVASVGYFANLAGPPVIGALAESVGLLNSLWLVVVFMLAAFAVAGSLRPVKRA
- a CDS encoding phosphatase PAP2 family protein; the protein is MPSHRTAHSLVLPLPRRAPIYFGALWVLTFAFGFIIASIPGALSAQLGLDRALNDAHSPLLDAVAKTLDKLDSVTVVAAFIVVLVVVVGLSSSWWRGIAAAFVAGGGWLLCLIPKAVVAEARPPAGSIAHTVIGDAATLSYPSGHVVFAVTFTVAAVLVARRGAVRAIVAAVGILFVLVTAWSRLYVGAHYGTDIVGAVLAGLAGALTIAWLWNVVAPRVARRFSGAATDDKASPSASPAPRTPREDADLRS